A DNA window from Tachysurus fulvidraco isolate hzauxx_2018 chromosome 4, HZAU_PFXX_2.0, whole genome shotgun sequence contains the following coding sequences:
- the pcnx1 gene encoding pecanex-like protein 1 isoform X4: MGSQTLQILRQGVWASVTGGWYYDPHQNTFVNALHLYIWLFLLCFPFTLYMALPPTMLIVGVYCGVIAGVFALLKAVNYRLHMALDEGEVINAEQQKDTSHTHPDESSGSGDPGGGIELADFVREETPPVACSSRNSYTGIDSNLQITSARGGPVTVKDLTSEPKIYGLISNDSFASMQPSTSLAQDLYSSTPHPFSQSLSSCDTEIPAHSQSFRKESSRPRGLPRTSSSAFPDPSIPDFGLYPPSRRSGLDPVCELDTSRPQGALQSGDTAVPSTSGLDCCKQHKRERRKLARSISRETGEDCQGDSGLYQVDGFRGGISGGSRRKRRGEKSMESLRSLSTRSSGSTESYCSGTDRDTHSTLSSLHSEQTSSTHVESLISLSLDEGGTTEPSITSGEGNKNPHANELSPKSVNTNEPTTPKNTSQTTSHEGEEFKTEGSGARTSPEASADSTHLFKETAQDDAKPKSANHSDASQSGRRRSAKKRASSFDAARYHDYTCFRSIAKPRSAVFAKYDEDSSDLSDLSHASSLNSAHRVELILTPGTSQKKDKEREKGKKRASRRTASTGSAKVQLRKCPNEPQHLGAPTDPRPLSTSKSDLEAKEGEVLDAASLLGRASHLESVTRSRNSLPCPISIADTHDTARAAVIDDGVTFRRERSTFRRQAVRRRHNAGSNTASIIASPLSLQEALSQVSQASSVSQVKGQMSTSTSLLVRNGSAHLEGFQDKVSTAGMREDFGKLTPSLYEVGGCDVSLVNFEPATRRASNNVWDTDSHLSSSTSVRFYPHDLIRLNRLLSMDTELLEQDGDVNPDLQVVPHRLRHKHTRTHSHTHTNTHKVKQYYRFSLLPYLWVGLRFDRLTLLALFDRNREVLENVLAVVLAVLVAFLGSVLLIHGFFTDIWVFQFCLVIASCQYSLLKSVQPDSSSPRHGHNRIIAYSRPVYFCVCCVLICVFHYSSVTSSSNTHTLYGVTLSSSLLLSSTRDLVIVFILCFPVIFFAGLLPQVNTFLMYLFEQIDIHMFGGNACTSLPSSIYSVVRSVVTVAMLYGFCYGSLLEPWDPQHIPVLFSVFCGLLVAVSYHLSRQSSDPTILISMVQAKVSPSVTKDQNPEDPLSEVQDPLPGKLRNSVNERLQSDVIMCVLIAVLYFAIHVSTVFLALQPFLSYVLYGLVGAVGFFTHYLLPQMRKQLPWYCFSHPLLKPREYYQFEVHGAAHVMWFEWLHLWLLFVEKNILYPLVILNELSRSAQELASSKKLTTEVGAVVLSVSGLKLLRSCFSSPASQYVTVLFTVLFFTFDYSHLSETPLLNLFIISIIFSKMWELLNKLRFVYTYIAPWQITWGSAFHAFAQPFAVPHSAMLFVQAMVSAVFSTPLNPFLGSAIFITSYVRPVKFWERDYNTKRVDHSNTRLASQLDRNPGSDDNNLNSIFYEHLTRSLQHSLCGDLLLGRWGTFSTGDCFIMASDYLNALVHLIEIGNGLVTFQLRGLEFRGTYCQQREVEAITEGVEEDEGCCCCDVGHLPHLLSFNAAFVQRWLAWEVLLSKYTLQSYSITENSAGAMLQVYELRQILTTYYVKGIIYYVVASPKLEEWLSNDAMMDGLKICSERNYVDLDPTFNPNIDEDYDHRLAGISRDSFCSVYLSWIQYCSTQRQKPFESERDSALVSLCFGLCVLGRRALGTAAHQMSSNLESFLYGLHALFKGDFRISSVRDEWIFADMELLRRVVVPGIRMSLKLHQDHFTSPDEYDDPSVLYEAISSHEQTLVIAHEGDPAWRSAVLSNAPSLLSLRHVLNEGTNEYKIITLNRRYLSFRVIKVNQECVRGLWAGQQQELVFLRNRNPERGSIQNAKQALRNMINSSCDQPIGYPIYVSPLTTSYCNTHTQLTHTLGGAISIASIRHFIINTWHRLRKGCGAGCNSGGNVEECEMGNSGNTNDIHLRVTSIQHTHTPLSLGTSQSSQSVLSSLVRHSPTRSSVASRSSSLRYNSNAEPTLCKRHTLTHTHTLAGLLDHNHHQQPRREDVSNRVQIVDVNQVLDVINLSTRKELLWPDESMRLRAGPSCWRDWGPLEGMEGHVIHRWMPCSRDPLTRSPIDKSILLVQVDDKLVPIIETGVIELGAEV; the protein is encoded by the exons ATGGGGTCTCAGACGCTACAGATCCTGAGGCAGGGGGTCTGGGCTTCTGTCACGGGCGGCTGGTACTACGACCCCCACCAGAACACGTTCGTCAACGCGCTACACCTCTACATCTGGCTCTTCTTATTGTGTTTCCCTTTCACTCTGTacatg gctctCCCCCCCACCATGCTGATAGTAGGAGTGTACTGTGGAGTGATCGCTGGTGTGTTTGCACTGTTGAAGGCAGTGAACTATCGACTCCACATGGCCCTAGACGAAGGGGAAGTGATCAACGCAGAACAACAAAAagacacttcacacacacacccagacgaGTCCAGTGGCTCtgg ggatCCTGGAGGAGGAATCGAGTTGGCCGATTTTGTCCGAGAGGAAACTCCACCAGTCGCCTGCAGCTCACGCAACTCCTACACAGGCATCGACTCCAacctccag atcacaTCCGCTCGTGGTGGTCCAGTCACAGTAAAAG ATCTGACATCAGAACCTAAGATCTACGGTCTCATCTCCAACGACTCCTTCGCCTCTATGCAGCCTTCCACCTCGCTGGCTCAGGACCTCTACAGCTCCACCCCTCACCCTTTCAGCCAGTCATTGTCCTCCTGTGACACAGAAATCCCCGCCCACTCTCAGTCCTTCAGGAAAGAGTCGTCTCGTCCCCGTGGCCTTCCTCGCACTTCCAGCTCGGCCTTTCCGGATCCTTCCATCCCAGACTTTGGCCTCTACCCCCCTTCTCGGCGTAGTGGGCTCGACCCCGTTTGTGAACTAGACACGTCCCGTCCACAGGGGGCACTGCAGAGTGGGGACACGGCTGTCCCCTCCACGTCAGGACTGGACTGCTGTAAACAACATAAAAGGGAACGGCGCAAACTGGCCAGGTCCATTTCCAGAGAAACGGGGGAAGATTGTCAGGGTGACTCTGGACTGTACCAAGTGGATGGTTTCCGTGGGGGGATTTCAGGTGGAAGCAGGAGGAAAAGACGAGGAGAAAAAAGCATGGAAAGTTTGCGAAGCCTGAGTACACGCAGTAGCGGCTCGACGGAGAGTTACTGCAGTGGGACGGACCGTGACACGCACAGCACGCTAAGTAGTCTCCATAGTGAACAAACTAGCTCCACCCATGTCGAGAGTCTCATATCACTCTCATTGGATGAGGGCGGGACAACAGAACCGAGCATAACCTCAGGTGAGGGCAATAAAAACCCTCATGCTAATGAACTTAGCCCAAAATCTGTTAATACTAATGAACCCACAACTCCCAAAAACACATCACAGACCACCAGCCATGAAGGGGAGGAGTTTAAAACAGAAGGGAGTGGGGCGAGGACAAGCCCAGAAGCCTCTGCAGACTCCACCCACCTTTTTAAGGAGACGGCACAAGATGATGCCAAACCCAAATCAGCCAATCATTCTGATGCCAGCCAAAGTGGGCGTCGACGCAGTGCAAAGAAACGAGCTAGCAGTTTTGATGCTGCGCGTTACCATGACTACACCTGCTTCCGCAGCATAGCTAAACCTCGCTCTGCAGTGTTTGCTAAATATGATGAAGACTCAAGTGACCTAAGCGATCTGAGCCACGCCTCCAGTCTCAACTCCGCCCATCGGGTTGAGCTGATCCTCACCCCCGGTACATCCCAGAAGaaagacaaggagagagagaaggggaagaAGCGAGCATCACGGCGTACAGCCAGTACAGGAAGTGCCAAAGTTCAGCTGCGTAAATGCCCTAATGAGCCGCAGCACCTTGGGGCACCGACGGATCCCCGACCGCTCAGCACTTCCAAATCTGACCTGGAGGCCAAAGAAGGAGAGGTGCTGGATGCAGCGTCACTACTGGGCAGAGCAAGTCACCTGGAGTCCGTCACCCGCTCCAGGAACAGTTTACCCTGTCCAATCAGCATCGccgacacacacgacacagccAGGG CGGCGGTTATTGACGACGGTGTGACGTTCAGGCGAGAGCGCAGCACATTTCGCCGTCAGGCTGTACGGAGACGCCACAACGCCGGGAGCAACACGGCCTCCATCATTGCATCACCACTCAG tcttCAGGAAGCTCTCAGTCAGGTGTCTCAGGCTTCGTCAGTAtcacaggtcaaaggtcagatgAGCACTAGCACCTCCCTGCTGGTCAGGAATGGAAGTGCACACTTAGAGGGTTTTCAGGATAAAGTGTCCACTGCTGGTATGCGTGAAGACTTTG GTAAACTAACTCCCTCTCTGTATGAGGTTGGAGGATGCGATGTGTCATTGGTTAACTTTGAACCCGCGACAAGACGAGCATCCAACAATGTGTG GGACACAGATTCTCACCTCTCCAGTTCTACCTCTGTTCGCTTCTACCCTCACGACTtg ATCCGTCTGAACCGTCTGCTGTCGATGGACACTGAGCTGTTGGAGCAGGATGGTGATGTGAATCCTGACCTGCAGGTGGTGCCACATAGGTtgaggcacaaacacactcgcacacactcacacacacacaccaacactcatAAGGTCAAGCAGTACTACCGCTTCTCCCTGCTGCCGTACCTGTGGGTGGGTCTGCGCTTCGATAGACTTACACTGCTCGCCCTGTTTGAcag GAACCGTGAGGTTTTGGAGAACGTACTGGCCGTGGTTCTCGCAGTGCTGGTGGCGTTCCTGGGCTCAGTTCTGCTCATTCATGGGTTCTTCACTGACATCTGGGTCTTCCAGTTCTGCCTCGTCATTGCCAGCTGCCAGTACTCACTGTTAAAG AGTGTTCAGCCAGACTCATCCTCTCCTCGACAC GGTCACAACCGGATCATAGCATACAGCAGGCCTGTGtacttctgtgtgtgttgtgttctgatcTGTGTGTTTCACTACAGTAGTGTGACGTCcagttcaaacacacacacactgtacggAGTCACACTCAGCTCATCACTGCTGCTCAGCTCTACACGTGACCTCGTCatcg TCTTCATCCTGTGTTTTCCTGTCATCTTCTTTGCCGGACTCCTTCCTCAGGTCAACACTTTTCTCATGTACCTGTTTGAGCAGATCGACATCCATATGTTCGGTGGAAACG catGTACAAGTCTTCCCTCATCCATATACAGTGTGGTAAGGAGTGTGGTTACCGTGGCGATGCTGTACGGATTCTGCTATGGATCCCTGCTG gagccaTGGGACCCTCAGCACATCCCTGTcctgttctctgtgttctgcGGTCTGCTGGTTGCTGTGTCCTATCACCTCAGCCGCCAGAGCAGTGACCCCACCATCCTCAT CTCTATGGTTCAGGCAAAAGTTTCCCCGAGTGTGACAAAGGACCAGAACCCAGAAGATCCACTTTCTGAGGTGCAGGACCCTTTACCTGGAAAACTCAGGAACTCtgtg aatgaGAGACTACAGTCtgatgtgatcatgtgtgtgctCATTGCTGTGCTATACTTCGCCATTCATGTCAGCACCGTCTTCCTTGccctgcag CCGTTCCTGAGTTACGTGCTGTATGGGTTGGTTGGTGCTGTCGGGTTCTTCACCCACTATCTCCTGCCCCAGATGAGGAAACAGTTGCCCTGGTACTGCTTCTCCCACCCGCTGCTCAAGCCCAGAGAGTATTACCAGTTTGAGGTGCACG gtgcagcTCATGTGATGTGGTTTGAGTGGCTCCATCTGTGGCTGCTGTTTGTGGAGAAGAACATTCTTTATCCTCTTGTCATTCTTAATGAACTCAGCAGAAGTGCACAGGAACTCGCCAGCTCTAAAAAACTCAccacaga GGTGGGAGCAGTGGTTTTGAGTGTATCAGGGTTGAAGCTGTTGCGTTCGTGCTTCAGCAGTCCGGCCTCTCAGTATGTCACTGTGCTCTTCACCGTCCTCTTCTTCACCTTTGACTATTCACACCTGTCTGAAACACCACTGCTCAACCTCttcatcatctccatcatctTCAGCAag atgtgggAGCTGCTGAATAAGCTACGCTTTGTTTACACCTACATTGCTCCGTGGCAGATTACCTGGGGTTCAGCCTTCCATGCCTTCGCTCAGCCCTTTGCTGTACCAC ATTCAGCCATGTTGTTTGTGCAGGCGATGGTGTCGGCCGTCTTCTCCACCCCTCTCAACCCGTTTCTGGGCAGTGCCATCTTTATCACCTCTTATGTCCGACCCGTTAAATTCTGGGAAAGAGATTACAA CACAAAGCGGGTGGATCACTCCAACACTAGACTGGCATCTCAGCTGGACAGGAATCCAG ggtcAGATGATAATAACCTGAACTCCATCTTCTATGAGCACCTGACTCGCTCCCTGCAGCACTCTCTGTGTGGGGACCTGCTGCTGGGCCGCTGGGGAACCTTCAGCACCGGAGACTGTTTCATCATGGCGTCTGATTACCTTAACGCTCTTGTTCACCTCATCGAGATCGGCAACGGACTTGTCACCTTCCAGCTTCGCGGCCTCGAGTtcagag GTACATACTGCCAACAGAGGGAGGTGGAGGCCATTACAGAGGGTGTAGAAGAGGATGagggctgctgctgctgtgatgTGGGTCACCTGCCCCACCTGCTGTCCTTTAATGCTGCCTTTGTTCAGCGCTGGCTGGCCTGGGAGGTGCTGCTGTCTAAATACACCTTACAGAGCTACAGCATCACCGAGAACAGTGCAGGGGCCATGCTGCAGGTCTACGAGCTACGCCAGATCCTCACCACCTACTACGTCAAG ggaataATTTATTACGTGGTTGCGTCTCCGAAGCTGGAGGAGTGGCTCTCTAATGATGCCATGATGGATGGGCTGAAGATCTGCAGTGAGAGGAACTACGTTGACCTCGACCCAACCTTCAACCCCAACATCGACGAGGATTACGACCACCGACTGGCAGGAATCTCCAGAGAcagtttctgttctgtttaccTCAGCTGGATCCAGTACTGCAGCACTCAGAGACagaag cCGTTTGAAAGTGAGAGAGACTCAGCATTGGTTTCGTTGTGttttggtctgtgtgtgttggggaggAGAGCACTCGGCACTGCAGCTCATCAAATGTCCAG taaTCTGGAGTCGTTCCTTTACGGTCTTCATGCTCTGTTCAAAGGAGATTTTCGGATATCGTCTGTGAGGGATGAGTGGATTTTTGCAGATATGGAGCTGCTCAGGAGAGTCGTTGTCCCAGGAATACGCATGTCCCTCAAACTTCAccag GATCACTTCACCTCCCCGGATGAGTATGACGATCCGTCTGTGTTGTACGAGGCTATCTCTTCTCATGAGCAGACGCTGGTAATAGCACACGAGGGCGACCCGGCGTGGCGCAGCGCCGTGCTGTCCAATGCTCCATCACTGTTGTCGCTACGCCACGTCCTCAACGAGGGAACCAACGAGTACAAGATCATCACACTGAACCGCAGATACCTCAGCTTCAGAGTCATCAAG GTAAATCAGGAGTGTGTTCGTGGCCTGTGGGCGGGGCAACAGCAGGAGCTGGTGTTTTTGCGGAACAGGAACCCAGAGCGTGGAAGCATCCAGAACGCCAAACAGGCCCTGAGGAACATGATCAACTCGTCATGTGACCAGCCCATTGGTTATCCCATCTACGTCTCCCCCCTCACCACCTcctactgcaacacacacacacagctcacacacacactcggtggAGCCATCAGCATCGCCAGCATCCGACACTTCATTATCAACACctggcacag gttgCGTAAAGGTTGTGGCGCGGGGTGCAACAGTGGAGGCAACGTGGAGGAGTGTGAAATGGGGAATTCTGGAAACACAAATGACATACACCTTAGAGTGACcagcattcaacacacacacactcctctctcacTGG gaACTAGTCAAAGCTCTCAGTCTGTGCTTTCCTCCCTGGTGCGTCATTCTCCCACCCGTTCATCGGTGGCAAGCCGGTCATCATCTCTCCGTTACAACAGCAACGCTGAGCCGACACTGTGTAAgcgacacactctcacacacacacacacacttgctggCCTGCTCGACCATAATCATCACCAGCAGCCCAGGAGAGAGGACGTCTCCAACAGAGTACAg aTAGTGGATGTAAATCAGGTGTTGGATGTGATTAATCTGTCGACGCGTAAGGAGCTGCTGTGGCCTGATGAGTCGATGAGGCTGAGGGCAGGGCCAAGCTGCTGGAGAGACTGGGGCCCCCTGGAGGGCATGGAGGGACAT gtgattCACCGGTGGATGCCTTGCAGTCGTGACCCTCTCACTCGCTCCCCCATTGATAAATCCATCCTGCTGGTTCAGGTGGATGATAAACTGGTTCCTATTATAGAGACTGGAGTGATTGAACTGGGAGCAgaagtgtaa